In Cyprinus carpio isolate SPL01 chromosome A14, ASM1834038v1, whole genome shotgun sequence, a single window of DNA contains:
- the LOC109046460 gene encoding probable carboxypeptidase X1 → MAPTVILLSLLTFIVVLVGGVTTSPPPKQSATTASYHLNYTQASSATGSVRARVKPRTTSTYGNISPAKVSSLPKTVKPTEATTRALQPTEGSTKPLKATTFKPTPATGAPKQTSTTKLLKPTAVKPTLPATKTTTTPVRFNTEDLNENIDKNVERRVWNTKESEEPPVFECPPLGLESLKVKDSQIQASSYKRMGLGPHRGRLNIQSGVEDGDIYDGAWCAEYKDQNQWLQIDAKKLTRFTAVILQGRGSIWSLDYVETFKVQVSNDTIKWKPCMNATEEAVFEGNKDSETPVLAILPEPAVAQYIRINPQTWFKNGTICLRAEIMGCELPDPNNIYPWQAEEGTKDKLDFRHQKQKDKKKLMKSVNEMCPDITRIYSIGKSYMGLKLYVMEISDNPGKHELGEPEFRYVAGMHGNEVLGRELLLNLMEYICQEYKRGNQRIVHLVEETRIHLLPSMNPDGYEMAYKKGSELAGWSLGRFSYEGIDMNHNFADLNTIMWDAIELETDKSKLINHYFPIPEHYTSEEAMVASETRAVISWMQTIPFVLSANLHGGELVVTYPFDMTKDWAPKEHTPTPDESFFRWLATVYASTNHVMSDPDRRPCHNEDFLRYNNIINGANWHTVPGSMNDFSYLHTNCFEVTVELSCDKFPHASELPIEWESNKESLLVYMEQVHRGIKGVVKDRDTEAGIADAIIKVDDIDHHIRSAFDGDFWRLLNPGDYDVTVTAEGYFPATQSCRVEYEHYPTICDFHLTKTPKQRLREILAKGGKIPKDLQLRLRQLRIRKLRASTKLINRRRASQQRRARGAHN, encoded by the exons ATGGCACCAACCGTTATACTTTTATCTTTGCTAACTTTTATAGTTGTTTTAGTTGGAGGAGTAACTACTTCACCTCCTCCTAAACAATCAGCTACAACTGCATCATATCATTTAAATTACACTCAGGCATCATCTGCAACTGGAAGCGTGAGAGCCCGTGTTAAACCCAGGACCACCAGCACTTATGGAAACATCTCACCTGCGAAGGTAAGCAGTTTGCCCAAGACGGTCAAACCCACTGAGGCGACCACCAGGGCTCTACAACCCACTGAGGGAAGCACCAAACCTCTGAAAGCCACGACATTCAAACCCACTCCAGCCACCGGAGCTCCCAAACAAACGAGTACCACGAAACTCTTAAAACCCACAGCAGTGAAGCCAACACTACCAGCCACAAAAACAACGACCACCCCAGTACGCTTCAACACAGAGGACCTGAATGAGAACATCGATAAAAACGTGGAACGGAGagtttggaacacaaaagaaagtgAAGAACCACCGGTATTTG AATGTCCTCCTTTGGGTCTGGAGTCTCTGAAAGTAAAAGACTCACAGATTCAGGCCTCTTCTTACAAGCGCATGGGCCTGGGGCCACACAGGGGCCGACTCAACATACAG tctgGTGTGGAGGATGGTGATATCTATGACGGAGCTTGGTGTGCCGAGTATAAAGACCAGAACCAATGGTTACAGATAGATGCCAAGAAACTCACACGGTTCACAGCAGTGATACTACAGGGTCGTGGCTCTATATGGAG CTTAGACTACGTAGAAACCTTTAAGGTTCAAGTTAGCAATGACACCATTAAATGGAAGCCATGCATGAATGCAACAGAAGAGGCG GTGTTTGAGGGGAACAAGGACAGCGAAACGCCAGTCTTGGCCATTTTGCCTGAGCCAGCGGTGGCACAATACATACGCATTAACCCTCAGACCTGGTTTAAGAATGGGACCATCTGTCTGAGAGCTGAAATTATGGGCTGTGAGCTGCCAG ATCCAAACAATATCTACCCATGGCAAGCTGAGGAAGGCACCAAGGACAAACTGGACTTcagacatcaaaaacaaaaagataagaaaa agCTCATGAAGTCTGTGAACGAGATGTGTCCTGATATCACCCGCATTTACAGCATTGGAAAAAGCTACATGGGCCTTAAACTGTATGTGATGGAAATCTCAGACAATCCAGGCAAACATGAGCTGG GTGAACCTGAGTTTCGCTATGTGGCTGGTATGCATGGGAACGAAGTGCTTGGGAGGGAACTACTGCTCAACTTAATGGAGTATATATGCCAAGAGTACAAACGTGGAAATCAGCGCATAGTTCACCTAGTTGAAGAGACACGCATCCATCTACTGCCCTCAATGAACCCTGATGGCTATGAAATGGCTTACAAGAAG GGTTCAGAGCTGGCCGGGTGGTCACTGGGTCGCTTTAGTTATGAGGGCATTGACATGaatcacaactttgcagatctgAACACAATAATGTGGGATGCCATCGAGCTTGAAACAGACAAATCTAAACTAATCAATCACTACTTTCCCATTCCAGAGCACTACACTTCAGAAGAGGCTATG GTGGCTTCAGAAACGAGAGCCGTCATCAGTTGGATGCAAACTATACCATTTGTTCTCAGCGCTAACCTCCATGGAGGAGAGCTAGTGGTCACATACCCATTTGACATGACCAAAGACTGGGCTCCCAAAGAGCACACTCCTACCCCTGATGAAAGCTTCTTCCGCTGGCTGGCCACAGTTTATGCAAGCACCAACCATGTGATGTCCGACCCAGACCGAAGGCCCTGTCACAATGAGGACTTCCTCCGTTACAATAACATTATCAATGGAGCAAACTGGCAtacggtgccaggca GTATGAATGACTTTAGTTACCTGCACACCAACTGTTTTGAGGTGACGGTGGAGCTGTCCTGTGATAAGTTCCCTCATGCCAGTGAGCTGCCCATAGAATGGGAAAGCAATAAAGAATCTCTCCTTGTCTACATGGAGCAG GTGCACAGAGGGATCAAAGGAGTGGTTAAGGACAGAGACACTGAAGCCGGCATCGCTGATGCCATCATCAAAGTAGATGACATTGACCACCACATAAGATCAG CTTTTGATGGGGACTTCTGGCGCCTGTTGAACCCAGGTGACTATGATGTCACAGTGACCGCAGAGGGATATTTCCCAGCTACACAAAGTTGCAGGGTTGAGTACGAGCATTACCCCACTATATGCGACTTCCACCTGACCAAGACACCAAAACAGCGTCTGAGAGAGATCCTGGCCAAGGGAGGCAAGATTCCCAAAGACCTACAGCTCCGACTGCGGCAGCTGCGCATACGGAAACTGCGTGCCAGCACTAAGCTTATTAATCGACGCAGGGCATCACAGCAGCGCAGGGCTAGAGGGGCCCACAACTAG
- the LOC109046465 gene encoding cytochrome c oxidase assembly protein COX18, mitochondrial isoform X1, with protein sequence MMWPKFTRLTTIVNLRICHYGNLTTLIPHIRSVSQGSSYLDTRTHSIRPLCCRSPLLAGHASITPTLGLEPRRTITTDRPSWYESVADSTPVYLTEQLLVSTQQMTGLPWWASIMCTTLALRTAITLPLGIYQSIIIAKVEALQKEIAVLARQLRFEISVKAKEKGWSEKTCRFHFKKNLKRIVSELYVRDNCHPFKASLLIWVQLPMWVCLSLALRNLSLGMGHVPLASDAGLATGGALWFPDLTLPDSTWIVPVSLGLINLLITEIFALRQLEPSKFQKFVTNFIRGISLVMIPIAATVPSSMSLYWLCSSCVGLAHNLLLRSPRFRGVCRIPPTRSDSETPYKDIAAAFAAKYIK encoded by the exons ATGATGTGGCCGAAGTTTACCAGGTTGACAACCATTGTGAATCTACGGATATGTCACTATGGCAACCTAACAACACTGATACCTCACATCAGAAGTGTCTCTCAGGGCTCCTCCTACCTGGACACCAGGACTCACAGCATCCGGCCTCTCTGCTGCCGGTCACCCCTCTTAGCTGGCCATGCCTCCATCACACCGACCCTGGGGCTGGAGCCCAGAAGAACTATAACCACAGACCGACCGAGCTGGTATGAGAGTGTTGCAGACTCTACCCCCGTGTACCTCACAGAGCAGCTCCTTGTGTCCACTCAACAGATGACGGGTCTGCCGTGGTGGGCCAGCATCATGTGCACGACGCTGGCCCTGCGTACCGCCATCACTCTCCCCCTGGGGATCTATCAGTCCATCATCATTGCAAAG GTTGAAGCTCTGCAGAAGGAGATAGCTGTGTTGGCTCGCCAGTTACGCTTTGAGATCTCTGTTAAAGCCAAAGAGAAGGGCTGGTCAGAGAAAACATGCAG GTTCCATTTCAAGAAGAACCTGAAACGAATCGTGTCTGAGCTTTATGTTCGGGATAACTGCCACCCATTCAAGGCCAGTTTGCTGATCTGGGTCCAGCTGCCCATGTGGGTTTGTCTCTCACTGGCCTTGCGTAATCTCAGCCTGGGAATGGGACATGTTCCCCTTG CATCAGATGCAGGTTTGGCAACAGGTGGCGCTCTGTGGTTCCCTGACCTCACTCTCCCAGACTCTACCTGGATCGTGCCAGTTTCTCTTGGCCTCATCAATTTGCTTATCACAGAG ATATTCGCCCTCAGACAGCTAGAGCCTTCAaagtttcaaaagtttgtgaCTAACTTCATTAGAGGAATTTCTCTGGTGATGATTCCTATAGCCGCCACAGTCCCGTCT TCCATGTCTCTGTACTGGCTCTGCTCAAGTTGTGTTGGCCTGGCACATAACCTGCTCCTGAGATCCCCTCGCTTCCGGGGCGTCTGTCGGATCCCTCCAACACGTTCAGACTCTGAAACGCCATACAAGGACATTGCAGCTGCATTTGCAGCCAAATACATCAAATAG
- the LOC109046465 gene encoding cytochrome c oxidase assembly protein COX18, mitochondrial isoform X2 produces MFLLPRRRIEREKECASPHSVEALQKEIAVLARQLRFEISVKAKEKGWSEKTCRFHFKKNLKRIVSELYVRDNCHPFKASLLIWVQLPMWVCLSLALRNLSLGMGHVPLASDAGLATGGALWFPDLTLPDSTWIVPVSLGLINLLITEIFALRQLEPSKFQKFVTNFIRGISLVMIPIAATVPSSMSLYWLCSSCVGLAHNLLLRSPRFRGVCRIPPTRSDSETPYKDIAAAFAAKYIK; encoded by the exons ATGTTTCTCTTGCCAAGAAGGAGgattgaaagagaaaaagaatgtGCCTCCCCTCACAGT GTTGAAGCTCTGCAGAAGGAGATAGCTGTGTTGGCTCGCCAGTTACGCTTTGAGATCTCTGTTAAAGCCAAAGAGAAGGGCTGGTCAGAGAAAACATGCAG GTTCCATTTCAAGAAGAACCTGAAACGAATCGTGTCTGAGCTTTATGTTCGGGATAACTGCCACCCATTCAAGGCCAGTTTGCTGATCTGGGTCCAGCTGCCCATGTGGGTTTGTCTCTCACTGGCCTTGCGTAATCTCAGCCTGGGAATGGGACATGTTCCCCTTG CATCAGATGCAGGTTTGGCAACAGGTGGCGCTCTGTGGTTCCCTGACCTCACTCTCCCAGACTCTACCTGGATCGTGCCAGTTTCTCTTGGCCTCATCAATTTGCTTATCACAGAG ATATTCGCCCTCAGACAGCTAGAGCCTTCAaagtttcaaaagtttgtgaCTAACTTCATTAGAGGAATTTCTCTGGTGATGATTCCTATAGCCGCCACAGTCCCGTCT TCCATGTCTCTGTACTGGCTCTGCTCAAGTTGTGTTGGCCTGGCACATAACCTGCTCCTGAGATCCCCTCGCTTCCGGGGCGTCTGTCGGATCCCTCCAACACGTTCAGACTCTGAAACGCCATACAAGGACATTGCAGCTGCATTTGCAGCCAAATACATCAAATAG